Within Hydrogenispora ethanolica, the genomic segment AGGCCGAAAGATTTCTCCAGATAAAACCGGAGGAAAACGAAGAAGAAGATCACCTCGTAAAGGTTGGCAGCCATGATATAAACCGCCGGCCCGATATTCGCCGCCCGAAAGTAGAGCCCGGGACCGTCGGGTGTCTGGGAAATGAACCTCCAGGCCAGCATCGCCCCCAATACCGAACTGATCGCCAGATAACGCCAGGGCCGGTCGAACCGGAGCCCCGCCCGGCCGAGGTTTCCCTCCCGGCCGAGGAGGATCAGGGGCGCCGCCACGCCCACCAGCATAATCTGGCAGACGTCCCGCAACAAGTAATTGAGCACCGGATTTGCCGAAAAGTTCATGCCGACGCTCAAGGCCACCGCGCTCAGCCCCAGAATGATCGCCAGCCAACTGGCGCGATCCGGTTCAAACTTGATGATGAAGCTTCGTTTCACCGTTACGCCGCCCATCTTCCCGCCTCTTTCCGCTGCCCCATCCGTTGTCCGTTCGCCAAAGACATCCTATAAAAGCGTATGGCGGTTGAAAGATTTTAGAATATTTTCTATGGCAAAACGGTTCCCATCACGCTCCCTGCGCCTTTCGGAACAAAGCCATGGAAAAGAGGCAGGTTTTGCCTGCCTCTCGTAGGAGTGTGCTTTATCTTCGCGTAGGAATATCGCTCTGATAGTTACTGAGTAAAAGCGAGACTGCTTTTTGGATCTCTTGAGCAGCATTCGGCCCCTTTACTGCTTCTTTGACTCGCCCTACAAACTGCTCGATAGGGCTCTGCACTGTCCTTTGAGGGAAAAACATTGACTTGCCACCTCCCTTCGCTGCGAAATGCCGAAAAGATGGGCTATGATTCCGGCAAGGCAATTCCCAAAAATCATTCGGGGAAAACGCGTAAGGCATGGCGATTTCCAATATTTTTTTCGGGGATCCCATCGCCGGAGCAGCAAGACAGCAGCAAAATTCAGTGAATCACCCGGACGGTTTTGCCGGAGGGCCGGGGCAGGCTGTCAACCAGTTCAAAACGGCAAGGGACGCCCGTGCTATACTCCATCCGGCTGGCCAGCGATTCAGCGAGGCCCGGGCCGGGTGTGATTCCGGCCGCCAACTCGCAGCGGATGAGCAGATCCTCCTCACCCGGCACGAATTGATACCAGTTTCCCACCTCCGGCAGGCGCATCAGGAACTCTTCCAAATAGTATGGGGAAAACGAGGTCCCCCGGATCTCCAGTTGATCGACGAGCCGCCCCCGCAGAAAAAGGCGGGGCATCAGCACGCCGCAGCGGCACGGCTCCGGATCGATATAACCCAGATCCTGGGTCCGGTAACGCAACAGCGGCGTGTCGTAGCGCAACAGGCAGGTGACGACGATCTCGCCGATCTCGCCGGGCTCCAGCACTTGCCCAGTCCGGGGATCCACAATTTCCACATAAATGTGCCCCTGGGTGGTATGGTAGCCCTGGTGGACATCGCATTCAATTCCGATACAGCCGCATTCCAACGATCCGTAGTAAAAATTGGCCACTGTGCCCCAGATCCGCTCGATCCGTTCCCGGAAAGCCGGGGAGCAACCCTCACCCGTCAGCCACATCTTCTTCAAGGGCAGCTCTTTGAGCTCAAGGCCGGCTTCCTCCGCCGCCTCGGCCAGGTAGACCGCCCAGGAAGGAGTGGTGATCAGGATCGTCGGCT encodes:
- a CDS encoding phenylacetate--CoA ligase family protein; amino-acid sequence: MSSRFEKRLAKLARPPVLQKYFAVEGEFPETLPQARLREFQMESLREVIARAYERSAFYHDKMARAGVTPGDIHEFADLSRIPFTTKDELRGKPWALLACDKQDIALVQVSTGTTGGDEIYIMYSWEDFYLHDLAPGYPSLVPVEHGDICFNALPYEMSSAGLAFHKTFIESCGATVIPGGKGGAYSTPAKSVKMMRDLQPTILITTPSWAVYLAEAAEEAGLELKELPLKKMWLTGEGCSPAFRERIERIWGTVANFYYGSLECGCIGIECDVHQGYHTTQGHIYVEIVDPRTGQVLEPGEIGEIVVTCLLRYDTPLLRYRTQDLGYIDPEPCRCGVLMPRLFLRGRLVDQLEIRGTSFSPYYLEEFLMRLPEVGNWYQFVPGEEDLLIRCELAAGITPGPGLAESLASRMEYSTGVPCRFELVDSLPRPSGKTVRVIH